Within Massilia litorea, the genomic segment TGCTGCGCTGGCTGACCGACCGTCCGGAAGGCGCCAAATGGCTCACCGCGGCCGAGAAGACCTGGCTCGAGGGGCAGCTGGCGGCCGACCGCGAAATGGCGGGCAAGGTGAAGCAGACCTCGTCGCTGCGGGCAGTGTTCACCAACCCCGCGATCCTGGCGCTGAGCTTCGTCTACTTCTGCGCCACCGGCGCCAACGTCGGCCTGTCGTCCTTCCTGCCGCAGATGATCAAGGGGCAAGGCTTCAGCAACCTGGCCGTCGGCTTCCTGACTTCGCTGCCCTATATCGTCGGCTGCGCGGGCATGCTGATCATCGGCTACTGGTCGGACCGCACCAAGGAACGCCGCTGGTTCCTGGTGCTGACCATGGTGATGGCCGCGCTCGGCCTGTACATGGCGGCGGCCTTCGGCGGCGGGATCTGGGCTATCCTGTCGCTCGCGCTGGCCGCGGTCGGCATCCTCGGCTGCAAGGGACCGTTCTGGCCCCTGCCCTCGGCTTACCTGAGCGGCACCGCGGTGGCGGGCGGGATCGCCTTCATCAACTCGGTGGGCAACCTGGGCGGCTTCGTCGGACCGTATGCGGTGGGCTGGATCAAGGATGCGACCGGCAGTTTCGAAGGCGGGCTGTATGCGCTCGCCGGCCTCGCGGCGCTGGCGGCGCTGACGACCCTCGTGTTCGTGCGCGGGCGTGGGCCTGCGCAGGTGACGGACGGGGTCGGGCCGCAGGACAAGCCGAAGGCGGTGGCCGGCTGATCCGGCCTGGTCCACTCGCCGTCGCGGCGAGTGGACTTCGGATCAGGGCAACTGGCCCTTCGCACGCAAGCGCTCGATGGCGTGGACGATCGTCGCTTCGGTCTCCACCGCTTCGGTGAAGCCGGCGCGGCGGATCTTGCCCATGTCCGACACCATGTCGAATTCGGTGTTGAACACGAAGTCGCCGAACCACCAGCCGACCAGTTTCTCGAAGGGTGGCGTGCGCAGGCCGTGCTGCCGCACCAGCCGCTCCCAGGCGTCGGCCTTGAGCGGCATCTGCTGCGCCAGCGACAAGGGTTGCGGCGGCCCGACTTCCATGTCGAAGGCTGCAGCCACGTGGCGCCAGACGCGCTCCCAGCGAAACGGCTCGTTCACCAGGTTGAAAGCCTCGCCGCGCGCCGCCGGGTCGAGCGCGGCCCAGACGCTGGCGCGCGCCATCCAGTCGGCATCCGTGGTCTGGGCCAGCACGCCGGAATACACTTTCCGGGTGCCCGGAAAGCGCAGCGGTACGCCGGCTTGCCGGCTCAGCGCGGCGAACACGCCCATCACCATCACGATGTTCATCGGGTTGCCGGCGATGTCGCCGACCACGACGTCCGGGCGCAGGATCGACCACTCGAACTCGCCGGCGGCACTGCGCTCGCGCAGCAGGTCTTCCTGGGCATAATAAAAATTCGGGGTCAGGTGGCGCGGATCGTCCTCATAGAACGGGGCCTGGGTTGCACCCAGGTGCACGCCGTAGACCTTTGCGCCCTGGTAGTGGACGACGCGCTGTAACGGCGCCCCCACGCTTTTCAGGCCGTCGAGCAGGTTGCGCAGCATGCCGCCGTTGATCCGCTCTTCGTCCAGCAGGTCGGTCCCGCCCTTGAGCGCGGCGTAGAACACGTGGGTGGTGTCGCGCGCGCCTTCCAGGGCCCGCGCGGTAGCCTGCGCGTCGAGCAGGTCGGCCTTGATGGTTTCGACGCCGTCGACAAGGGTGCGCGGCAAGGCACGGACCTGCCAGTCGGGACGTCCCTGCAGTTCGCGCACGACCGCGTTGCCGATGATGCCGCTGGCGCCGACGACCAGCGCACTGTATTTGGTATTCATCCGTTCCTCCGTTGGCTTAGTGCGCCGCTTCCCAGTTCGCGCCCACGCCGGTCTCGGCCACCAGCGGCACCTTCAGTTCGGCGACACCCGCCATCAGCTCCGGCAGCTTCGTTTTGACCAGTTCCAGCTCGGCTTCCGGCACTTCCAGCACCAGTTCGTCGTGCACCTGCATGACCATGCGCGTGGCGAGTTTTTCGGATTCCAGCCAGCCCTGCACCGCGATCATCGCCAGCTTGATCAGGTCGGCGGCCGTGCCCTGCATCGGCGCGTTGATCGCCGCCCGTTCGGCGCCGGCGCGGCGCGGGCCGTTCGGGGAGTTGATCTCGGGGAGCCACAGGCGGCGGCCGAACACGGTCTCGACATAGCCCTTCGCCTTGGCCGCCAGGCGCGTCTCGTCCATGTACTGCTTCACGCCGGCGAAGCGGGCAAAGTAGCGGTCGATGTAGTTGGCGGCGGCGCCGCGCTCGATCTGCAGGTTCTGGGCCAGGCCGAAGGCGCTCATGCCGTAGATCAGGCCAAAGTTGATGACCTTGGCGTAGCGGCGCTGCTCGGAATCGACTTCGTCCGGGGCGACGCCGAAGATCTCTGCGGCGGTCGCGCGGTGGATGTCGACGCCTTCG encodes:
- a CDS encoding MFS transporter, which translates into the protein METAIEKKVMGKIFWRLVPLLMGLYVLSYIDRINVGFAALTMNKDLGLSAYVFGWGAGIFFLGYCLFEVPSNLMLAKVGARRWIARILFTWGLLSTGMAFIQGANSFLVMRFLLGVAEAGFFPGVVLYLTYWFPARYRARIIAAFMLSIPVSIAVGAPLSTWILGMDGVQGLKGWQWLFIIEGVPAVLATWVVLRWLTDRPEGAKWLTAAEKTWLEGQLAADREMAGKVKQTSSLRAVFTNPAILALSFVYFCATGANVGLSSFLPQMIKGQGFSNLAVGFLTSLPYIVGCAGMLIIGYWSDRTKERRWFLVLTMVMAALGLYMAAAFGGGIWAILSLALAAVGILGCKGPFWPLPSAYLSGTAVAGGIAFINSVGNLGGFVGPYAVGWIKDATGSFEGGLYALAGLAALAALTTLVFVRGRGPAQVTDGVGPQDKPKAVAG
- a CDS encoding SDR family oxidoreductase gives rise to the protein MNTKYSALVVGASGIIGNAVVRELQGRPDWQVRALPRTLVDGVETIKADLLDAQATARALEGARDTTHVFYAALKGGTDLLDEERINGGMLRNLLDGLKSVGAPLQRVVHYQGAKVYGVHLGATQAPFYEDDPRHLTPNFYYAQEDLLRERSAAGEFEWSILRPDVVVGDIAGNPMNIVMVMGVFAALSRQAGVPLRFPGTRKVYSGVLAQTTDADWMARASVWAALDPAARGEAFNLVNEPFRWERVWRHVAAAFDMEVGPPQPLSLAQQMPLKADAWERLVRQHGLRTPPFEKLVGWWFGDFVFNTEFDMVSDMGKIRRAGFTEAVETEATIVHAIERLRAKGQLP